In Felis catus isolate Fca126 chromosome C2, F.catus_Fca126_mat1.0, whole genome shotgun sequence, a single window of DNA contains:
- the SLC5A3 gene encoding sodium/myo-inositol cotransporter, with the protein MRAVLETADIAIVALYFILVMCIGFFAMWKSNRSTVSGYFLAGRSMTWVAIGASLFVSNIGSEHFIGLAGSGAASGFAVGAWEFNALLLLQLLGWVFIPIYIRSGVYTMPEYLSKRFGGHRIQVYFAALSLILYIFTKLSVDLYSGALFIQESLGWNLYVSVILLIGMTALLTVTGGLVAVIYTDTLQALLMIVGALTLMIISMMEIGGFEEVKRRYMLASPNVTSILLTYNLSNTNSCNVHPKKDALKMLRNPTDEDVPWPGFVLGQTPASVWYWCADQVIVQRVLAAKNIAHAKGSTLMAGFLKLLPMFIIVVPGMISRILFADDIACINPEHCMQVCGSRAGCSNIAYPRLVMKLVPVGLRGLMMAVMIAALMSDLDSIFNSASTIFTLDVYKLIRRSASSRELMIVGRIFVAFMVVISIAWVPIIVEMQGGQMYLYIQEVADYLTPPVAALFLLAIFWKRCNEQGAFYGGMAGFVLGAVRLTLAFAYRAPECDQPDNRPGFIKDIHYMYVATALFWVTGLITVIVSLLTPPPTKEQIRTTTFWSKKSLVVKESCSPKEEPYKMQEKSILRCNENSEAINHIIPNGKSEDSIKGLQPEDVNLLVTCREEGNPVASLGHSEAETPVDAYSNGQAALMGEKERKKETEDGGRYWKFIDWFCGFKSKSLSKRSLRDLMEEEAVCLQMLEEPPQVKLILNIGLFAVCSLGIFMFVYFSL; encoded by the coding sequence ATGAGGGCTGTACTGGAGACAGCAGACATTGCCATAGTGGCCCTGTATTTTATCCTGGTCATGTGCATTGGTTTTTTTGCCATGTGGAAATCTAATAGAAGCACCGTGAGTGGATACTTCCTGGCGGGGCGCTCTATGACCTGGGTAGCAATTGGTGCCTCTCTGTTTGTGAGCAATATTGGGAGTGAGCACTTCATTGGGCTGGCAGGATCTGGAGCTGCAAGTGGATTTGCAGTGGGCGCATGGGAATTCAATGCCTTACTGCTTTTGCAACTTCTGGGATGGGTTTTCATCCCGATTTACATCCGGTCAGGGGTATACACCATGCCTGAATACTTGTCCAAGCGATTTGGTGGCCATAGGATTCAGGTCTATTTCGCAGCCTTGTCTCTGATTCTTTATATCTTCACCAAGCTCTCAGTGGATCTGTATTCGGGTGCCCTCTTTATCCAGGAGTCTTTGGGTTGGAACCTCTATGTGTCTGTCATCCTGCTCATTGGCATGACTGCTTTGCTGACTGTCACCGGAGGCCTTGTTGCAGTGATCTACACAGACACTCTACAGGCTCTGCTTATGATCGTTGGGGCACTCACACTTATGATTATTAGCATGATGGAGATTGGCGGGTTTGAGGAAGTTAAGAGAAGGTACATGTTGGCCTCGCCCAATGTTACTTCCATCTTGTTGACATACAACCTTTCCAACACAAATTCTTGTAATGTCCACCCTAAGAAAGATGCGCTGAAAATGTTACGGAATCCGACAGATGAAGATGTTCCTTGGCCTGGATTCGTTCTTGGGCAGACCCCAGCTTCAGTATGGTACTGGTGTGCTGACCAAGTCATCGTGCAGAGAGTCTTAGCAGCTAAAAACATTGCTCATGCCAAAGGCTCTACTCTTATGGCTGGCTTTTTGAAGCTTCTGCCAATGTTTATCATAGTTGTCCCAGGAATGATTTCCAGGATACTGTTTGCCGATGATATAGCTTGCATCAACCCAGAGCACTGCATGCAAGTATGTGGAAGCAGAGCTGGGTGCTCTAATATTGCTTACCCACGCCTGGTGATGAAGCTGGTTCCTGTGGGCCTCCGGGGCTTAATGATGGCAGTGATGATTGCGGCTTTGATGAGCGACTTGGACTCTATCTTTAACAGTGCCAGTACCATATTCACCCTCGATGTGTATAAACTCATCCGCAGGAGCGCAAGCTCCCGAGAACTAATGATTGTGGGGAGGATATTTGTGGCTTTTATGGTGGTGATCAGCATTGCATGGGTGCCAATCATCGTGGAGATGCAAGGAGGCCAGATGTACCTTTACATTCAGGAGGTAGCAGATTACCTGACACCCCCAGTTGCGGCCCTATTCCTTCTGGCAATTTTCTGGAAGCGCTGCAATGAACAAGGGGCTTTCTATGGTGGAATGGCTGGCTTTGTTCTTGGAGCAGTCCGTTTGACACTGGCCTTTGCGTACCGTGCCCCAGAATGTGACCAACCTGATAACAGGCCAGGCTTCATCAAAGACATCCATTACATGTATGTGGCCACAGCATTGTTTTGGGTCACAGGACTTATTACTGTCATTGTTAGCCTTCTCACACCACCTCCCACAAAGGAACAGATTCGTACCACCACCTTTTGGTCTAAGAAGAGCTTGGTGGTGAAGGAGAGCTGCTCCCCGAAAGAGGAACCATACAAAATGCAAGAGAAGAGCATTCTGAGATGCAATGAGAATAGTGAGGCCATCAACCACATCATTCCCAATGGGAAATCTGAAGATAGCATCAAGGGCCTTCAGCCTGAAGATGTTAATCTTTTGGTGACCTGCAGAGAAGAAGGCAATCCAGTGGCTTCATTAGGTCATTCAGAGGCAGAAACACCAGTAGATGCTTATTCCAATGGGCAAGCAGCTCTCatgggtgagaaagagagaaagaaagaaacagaggatgGAGGCCGGTACTGGAAGTTCATAGATTGGTTCTGTGGCTTTAAAAGTAAGAGCCTCAGCAAGAGGAGTCTCAGAGACCTGATGGAGGAGGAGGCTGTTTGTTTACAAATGTTGGAAGAGCCTCCACAAGTTAAACTAATACTAAATATTGGACTTTTTGCTGTGTGTTCACTTGgaattttcatgtttgtttatttttccttatga